The segment TGCCGGCACGGCTCCGCGAGCGCTTCGTCGCCCCGCCGTGGCCGGCACGCGGCAGGTAGGCGTAGACGAGGGCGAGGACCACCCCCCCGACGAGGCCACCGATGTGCGCGGTCCAGGAGATGCCGGAGACCACGAAGGTGATGACGAGGTTCAGTCCGACCAGACCGAGTAGGAACTTCGTGTCGAGCCCCAAGCGTCGGCCGATGACGAGCGCGGCCCCGAAGAGCCCGAAGATCGCTCCCGACGCGCCCACGGAGAGCTCGTAGGGCGTGGCGAGGAAGCCGAGCACGGATCCGCTCACGGCACTCAGGACCCACAGCGCGACGTAGCGCGCGTGCCCGAGGGCGCGTTCCAGGTTCGGCCCGATCACGTAGAGCGCGAACCCGTTGAACAGCAGGTGCCACCAGCCGACGTGGAAGAACGCGGAGGTGAGGAAGCGGTACCACTCACCGATGAGCACACCGCCGAGGACGTCGCCCGGCAGCAGCCCGAGCCCCAGCATCCCGAAGTCGTACGTCAGCTCGGGCCGGACCTGCTGTGCGAGGAAGCACACCGCGATGAGGCCGAGGAGGGTCCAGGTCGCGTAGGGCGCCTGGGTCAACCGACCCCCGAACACGGTGCGGGCTTGGCGCACCGTGCGATTCCCCTCCGCCACGCAGTCCACGCAGTGGAAGCCGACCGACGCGGTCCGCATGCAGTCCGGGCAGATCGGCCGCTCACAGCGCGTGCATCGGACGTAGGTCTCCCGGTCAGGATGCCGGAAGCACGTCGGTCCCGCCTGGGCGGGATCGGTGGACTCTGGCGGAGGGGATTCAGATGTCACGGGTTACGGTCTCCCGGAGATCTAGCGACGTTCGATGGTCACCGACTGCACGACGATGTCCTCGGCCGGCCGGTCGTTCGCCCCGGTCTGCGCGTTGGCGATCGCGTCCACGACGTCCTGGCCCTGCTCGACCTCACCGAAGATGGTGTGGCGGTCGTTGAGGTGCGGCTGCGGACCGACGGTGATGAAGAACTGCGAACCGTTGGTGCTGGGCCCGGAGTTCGCCATGGCGAGCAGGTACGGACGGTCGAAGCGCAGCTCGGGGGTGAACTCGTCGCCGAACTTGTACCCCGGCCCGCCACGGCCGGAGCCGAGCGGGTCGCCGCCCTGGATCATGAAGCCCGGAATCACCCGGTGGAAGATCGTTCCGTCGTAGAGCGGAGCGTTGCTGGTCTCCCCGGTCTGGGGGTGCCGCCACTGCCGGCTGCCCTCGGCGAGCTCGACGAAGTTCGCGACGGTGTTGGGCGCCTTGTCCTGGAAGAGCCGCAGGACGATCTCGCCCTTGGTGGTCTTCAGGCGAGCCGTTGCCTCTGACACGGTGTGCCTTTCCGATAGTTCATGCTGACGGAGTCCACGGTACCGCCGCGGGGGCCGGGAGCAGCGGCGTGTCAATATCTGTGAATATGGGCATGCCCAGCGTATGTTTGGACATAACAAGCGGATAACGCCCCAGGTTGAGTGTTTGGGGGCGTACCCGCAGGTGGTGCTCGCACGGAACTATTCGTGCATAGGCACCTGTGTCCTCGGGTAGGGCGACCCGGACAACCGAACTCGACACCTAGGGGGATTCGACGTGTCAATCACAGCGCTGC is part of the Spiractinospora alimapuensis genome and harbors:
- a CDS encoding peptidylprolyl isomerase; its protein translation is MSEATARLKTTKGEIVLRLFQDKAPNTVANFVELAEGSRQWRHPQTGETSNAPLYDGTIFHRVIPGFMIQGGDPLGSGRGGPGYKFGDEFTPELRFDRPYLLAMANSGPSTNGSQFFITVGPQPHLNDRHTIFGEVEQGQDVVDAIANAQTGANDRPAEDIVVQSVTIERR
- a CDS encoding rhomboid family intramembrane serine protease encodes the protein MTSESPPPESTDPAQAGPTCFRHPDRETYVRCTRCERPICPDCMRTASVGFHCVDCVAEGNRTVRQARTVFGGRLTQAPYATWTLLGLIAVCFLAQQVRPELTYDFGMLGLGLLPGDVLGGVLIGEWYRFLTSAFFHVGWWHLLFNGFALYVIGPNLERALGHARYVALWVLSAVSGSVLGFLATPYELSVGASGAIFGLFGAALVIGRRLGLDTKFLLGLVGLNLVITFVVSGISWTAHIGGLVGGVVLALVYAYLPRAGHGGATKRSRSRAGIHAALTGGYAALLLGLVVAGMSLYG